TATTGCCACTCAATTCCATCCTGAGTTTCGGTCTCGCCCCAATGACCCCCATCCCCTTTTTGCCGGATTAGTGGGTGCCTGTCTAGCAGCCAATGGCAACAATGCGAATCATCAGGAGAGCGCACCTGCAGAACCCTTAGTATCCGAACCGCTGTCGAGCTAGTTGAGCCGCGCCAATCATGCCTGCCTGGTTGCCCAAAGCAGCAGGCAGAATCACTAAATTTTCCCGAGACGTTGGCATCACCCGACGCTCAATTTCAGCTTGTACCCACGGTAGAAATAACTCAGTACTCGCCGCAATTCCACCCCCTAAAATCACCGCTTCAGGGGTAAGTACATAAATCAGGCTAGCCAAGCCTGCACCCAGATTGCGGCCATAGTCTTGCCAAAATGCGATCGCAGTTTCGTCTTCTCTTACCGCAAGCTCATGAGGCTCACACTGGTGGTCTCGACGAATAGCGCGCACTGACGAAAATTGCTCCAATGAACCATTATTACCGCTATTACAGGGGGGACCATCGGGCCAAAGGGTAATCAGTCCTAGTTCTCCGGCCGCTCCATCTCGCCCGGTATACAGCTCGCCATTCATAATGATGGCACCACCCACCCCTGTGCCCAAGGTGAGCATAATCAAATTCTGAAAGGACTGTCCGGCCCCATAGAGGGCTTCGCCGAGTCCTGCGCAATTGGCATCATTCGCAATGGTGGTGGGTCGTCCCGTTTTATCCTCTATCCATTCAGCTAAGGGCACATCCAACCAATCATCCAAATTGATGGAGACCCTAGCAATCCGTCCTGTATTATCAGCAGGTCCGGGCATGCCAATTCCAATGACTGGCAAGGTTTTATCAGGATCTAAGGTGTGAACTGCCGTTGCGATCGCATCCACCACAGGCTCCGGTGTAGAGGGTTGGGGCGTCGGCACTGTAATCGAGCGCACACAAGTGCCTTGGGGGCTACAACAGCCCAGCTTAATTGCGGTTCCTCCTAAGTCAATCCCCAATACCAGGTTGTCGGCCATCGCAGATCTTACCCAAATCTCATCTATGAATCTGAGGTCAATAGTGCGACCGCATAGGAGCAAATACCCTGCTCTTGTCCTACAGGTCCGAGCTTCTCATTGGTGGTGGCTTTTATACCTATTAATTCCGGGTTGAGATTTAAGACTTGGCTAATGCGATCGCGCATCGCTTCAATATGAGGTTTGAGCTTGGGCCGCTCTGCTACCACCACCGAGTCAATATTCCCAATCTGCCAGCCTCGATCCAGAATCAACTGGTGAACTTTCTCCAATAACTTCAAACTATCGGCTCCTGCCCATTTTGGATCAGTCGGTGGAAAATAATGACCAATATCGCCTAAACTCAAAGCGCCTAATAGGGCATCCATAATCGCATGGGTCAACACATCTGCATCACTATGGCCTTTCAATCCTAGAGAATGCTCGATTTGAACCCCCCCAAGAATCAATGGGCGACCTTCAACCAGTTGATGGATATCGTAACCATTACCAATACGGATGGATGTCATAGTTTTACTACAGGGATCAATTGAAAAACGGCTCAGTGCTCTCGTACCATACTATGACGGTACCTCTCTATTTACAGCAATAGTCGTTAGGCTGCTAAGACACCATTGGTTGAGAGCAGCGCCATCGATGATCCACATCCTGTCAGCGTTACACTAGCAGCCACCCTTGAAGATTGGAACAGGTTCCCGGCGGCACCGTCTAAACAGTCAATGCTTTATGCCCAAGAAGCATACCCATTCAGTTCCCCTACAGTTACTGTTATTGTTTTCCAAATCACAACTTATGAAAAAATTTCTACTGTTTTCATCCGTACTTCTAGCCCCCTTAGCGATAACTCCTGCACTGAGTGCTCAGGAAACCGTTGAGTCCCCCCGCTATTCCCAACCACTAGTCATCGCACAAGATGCAGTGAAAGCCGACCCTTTCTTTTTAACCCGAGCCAAAAATTTGGCTCGGCAAGCAGCCGAGCGAGAAAATGGTGGCCTCAGTCAGTATCGGGCTGAAACGTCGATGTATGGCCCGGCCATCGACTCCCCTCACGTCGAGAATGAGGATGGCAGTGTCACTTTCTCTTTTAAAGGAGGTGCTCCTGGATTTGTGTCCCCCACGTTAGAGACAGTAGCCACCGTGTCTCCTGCAGGCATCGTGACGATCGGTTACAACGGTCCCATTCGTCCCGCCGCCGCTCAGCCCCCTCAACCCGAACCTACCCCTGCAGCCACAGATCCTATTCCGCAGGTACCCTCTCAAATTATTGACCAGATCAAAGATTTAGTTGAATAGCCACCCAACGAATCTGGCAGGAAAAATCAGTAGTAAGCCTAATTACTGCTATCCGTCGTCTGCACTTATCCAACACAGATAGGCATCCTAACGATAGCCTATAGATGTTTTGTGCCTCTACTATGGGCAGATGGTTTTGTTTATCTCTCTTTAGGGTTGTGTCTATGCGCCAGTTTGTTGCTTTCTCGCAGGTTTTGTTACTTCCCATGTGTTTGGGGATTGGGCAGGTATCAGTCCATGCCCAATCCTCCCCATCCATCACACCTCCTCCTAAAGCCGCAGATCCCTTTTTCCTAACCCGGGCCAAGAACCTGGCAAGACA
The genomic region above belongs to Acaryochloris sp. CCMEE 5410 and contains:
- a CDS encoding ROK family protein, whose protein sequence is MADNLVLGIDLGGTAIKLGCCSPQGTCVRSITVPTPQPSTPEPVVDAIATAVHTLDPDKTLPVIGIGMPGPADNTGRIARVSINLDDWLDVPLAEWIEDKTGRPTTIANDANCAGLGEALYGAGQSFQNLIMLTLGTGVGGAIIMNGELYTGRDGAAGELGLITLWPDGPPCNSGNNGSLEQFSSVRAIRRDHQCEPHELAVREDETAIAFWQDYGRNLGAGLASLIYVLTPEAVILGGGIAASTELFLPWVQAEIERRVMPTSRENLVILPAALGNQAGMIGAAQLARQRFGY
- the ispF gene encoding 2-C-methyl-D-erythritol 2,4-cyclodiphosphate synthase, producing MTSIRIGNGYDIHQLVEGRPLILGGVQIEHSLGLKGHSDADVLTHAIMDALLGALSLGDIGHYFPPTDPKWAGADSLKLLEKVHQLILDRGWQIGNIDSVVVAERPKLKPHIEAMRDRISQVLNLNPELIGIKATTNEKLGPVGQEQGICSYAVALLTSDS